In Streptomyces puniciscabiei, a single genomic region encodes these proteins:
- a CDS encoding MFS transporter encodes MAIDTTTQSTTSAGTPLDTPRPPRLSTRDRLVLFVLCAAQFMVALDFSVLNVALPELGTDLGMSRSALQWAVTAFALPSGGFLLLFGRIGDLYGRRKLFLTGLALFGAASLLATLAWDPASFLAGRALQGLGAAAIVPTGMSLLTTTFPEGPARDRALGISGTLLSLGFTVGMVAGGVLTDALGWRSTMALLSVFALIVLPLAPRLLPESRTPERPRLDVPGAVTVTAGLLSLIYALSTAADHGFGRVDVVTTLVAGLLLLAVFTVVESRTAAPLVSLPMLRRRTVAWGNVGGLVTFSMMSTVIFVLTLYLQEILRLSAFETGLVFGVQGVLSAVAGTLAPKVIGRFGARRTLVGSLTGQGALIAALLLLNSHVWSVWLATAAVSLASMCHLGAIISYGLTVTSGVPDEEQGLATGLVTSTQQVGITVGIPLLGVLATTSDDLLAGVHTVLALDAAIVLAAAVLVGLGLRQGRSRGQSRA; translated from the coding sequence ATGGCGATCGACACCACCACCCAGTCCACCACCTCCGCGGGCACTCCGCTCGACACTCCCCGGCCGCCCCGGTTGTCGACGCGTGACAGGCTCGTCCTGTTCGTCCTGTGCGCGGCCCAGTTCATGGTCGCGCTGGACTTCTCCGTCCTGAACGTGGCCCTGCCGGAACTCGGCACCGACCTCGGCATGAGCCGCTCGGCCCTGCAGTGGGCGGTCACCGCGTTCGCGCTGCCGTCCGGCGGCTTCCTGCTCCTCTTCGGCCGTATCGGCGACCTGTACGGCCGCCGCAAGCTGTTCCTGACCGGCCTGGCCCTGTTCGGCGCGGCCTCACTGCTGGCGACCCTGGCCTGGGACCCGGCGTCCTTCCTCGCCGGACGCGCCCTGCAGGGCCTCGGCGCGGCGGCGATCGTCCCGACCGGGATGTCCCTGCTGACCACCACCTTCCCGGAGGGCCCGGCCCGCGACCGCGCCCTCGGTATCTCCGGCACGCTGCTGTCGCTGGGCTTCACCGTCGGCATGGTCGCGGGCGGTGTGCTCACGGACGCGCTCGGCTGGCGCTCCACGATGGCCCTGCTGTCGGTGTTCGCGCTGATCGTGCTGCCGCTGGCGCCGCGCCTGCTGCCGGAGTCGCGCACCCCGGAACGGCCGCGCCTGGACGTGCCCGGCGCGGTCACCGTCACCGCAGGTCTGCTGTCCCTGATCTACGCCCTGTCCACCGCCGCCGACCACGGCTTCGGCCGCGTGGACGTCGTCACCACCCTGGTCGCCGGGCTGCTCCTGCTGGCCGTGTTCACGGTCGTGGAGTCCCGTACGGCCGCCCCGCTCGTCTCCCTGCCGATGCTGCGCCGCCGCACGGTGGCCTGGGGCAACGTGGGCGGTCTGGTCACCTTCTCGATGATGTCGACGGTGATCTTCGTCCTGACCCTGTACCTCCAGGAGATCCTGCGCCTGTCGGCCTTCGAGACCGGCCTGGTCTTCGGCGTCCAGGGCGTGCTGTCGGCCGTCGCCGGCACGCTCGCCCCGAAGGTGATCGGCCGCTTCGGCGCCCGCCGCACCCTGGTCGGCTCGCTGACCGGCCAGGGCGCGCTGATCGCGGCGCTGCTCCTGCTGAACTCCCACGTCTGGTCGGTCTGGCTCGCCACGGCGGCCGTGTCCCTGGCCAGCATGTGCCACCTGGGCGCGATCATCTCGTACGGCCTGACCGTCACCTCCGGGGTCCCGGACGAGGAGCAGGGCCTGGCCACCGGTCTGGTGACCTCCACCCAGCAGGTCGGCATCACGGTCGGCATCCCGCTGCTGGGCGTCCTGGCCACCACGTCCGACGACCTGCTGGCCGGTGTCCACACGGTCCTCGCCCTGGATGCGGCCATCGTCCTCGCCGCCGCCGTCCTGGTCGGGCTGGGACTGCGCCAGGGCCGGAGCCGGGGTCAGTCCAGGGCCTGA
- a CDS encoding PhoH family protein, giving the protein MTQTPTAHTTPAQEQARAQFTVPAQHPMVTVLGSGDSLLRVIERAFPAADIHVRGNEISAVGDPVDVALISRVFDEMMLVLRTGQPMTEDAVERSIAMLKASENGTSDGPETPAQVLTQNILSSRGRTIRPKTLNQKRYVDAIDKHTIVFGIGPAGTGKTYLAMAKAVQALQSKQVNRIILTRPAVEAGERLGFLPGTLYEKIDPYLRPLYDALHDMLDPDSIPRLMAAGTIEVAPLAYMRGRTLNDAFIILDEAQNTSPEQMKMFLTRLGFDSKIVITGDVTQVDLPNGTKSGLRQVQEILEGVEDVHFSRLSSHDVVRHKLVSRIVDAYEEYDNRYGTENGTHKGGRGRHKGK; this is encoded by the coding sequence ATGACACAGACACCCACAGCTCACACCACCCCCGCGCAGGAGCAGGCGAGAGCGCAGTTCACCGTCCCCGCCCAGCACCCCATGGTGACCGTGCTGGGTTCCGGCGACTCCCTCCTGCGCGTGATCGAGAGGGCCTTCCCGGCGGCCGACATACACGTCCGGGGCAATGAGATCAGCGCGGTCGGCGACCCCGTCGACGTCGCCCTGATCTCTCGCGTGTTCGACGAGATGATGCTGGTGCTCCGCACCGGGCAGCCGATGACGGAGGACGCAGTGGAACGCTCGATCGCCATGCTCAAGGCGAGCGAGAACGGGACGAGCGACGGGCCCGAGACCCCGGCGCAGGTACTGACGCAGAACATCCTGTCCTCGCGGGGCCGGACTATCCGCCCGAAGACCCTCAACCAGAAGCGGTACGTCGACGCGATCGACAAGCACACCATCGTGTTCGGCATCGGCCCCGCCGGTACCGGAAAGACGTACCTGGCCATGGCCAAGGCCGTTCAGGCCTTGCAGTCCAAGCAGGTCAACCGGATCATCCTGACCCGGCCGGCCGTGGAGGCGGGGGAGCGGCTCGGCTTCCTGCCGGGCACGCTCTACGAGAAGATCGACCCCTACCTGCGCCCGCTGTACGACGCGCTGCACGACATGCTCGACCCGGACTCCATCCCGAGGCTGATGGCGGCCGGGACGATCGAGGTCGCGCCGCTCGCGTACATGCGTGGCCGGACCCTCAACGACGCCTTCATCATCCTGGACGAGGCTCAGAACACGAGCCCCGAGCAGATGAAGATGTTCCTCACCCGTCTCGGCTTCGACTCGAAGATCGTGATCACCGGTGACGTGACGCAGGTCGACCTGCCGAACGGCACCAAGAGCGGTCTGCGGCAGGTGCAGGAGATCCTCGAAGGGGTCGAGGACGTCCACTTCTCCCGGCTGTCGTCCCACGATGTCGTACGGCACAAGCTGGTGAGCCGTATCGTCGACGCGTACGAGGAGTACGACAACAGGTACGGCACCGAGAACGGCACCCACAAGGGCGGCCGGGGCCGACACAAGGGGAAGTAG
- a CDS encoding 5-dehydro-4-deoxyglucarate dehydratase, with product MGGDPSPEAVARRLREGMARGVLSFPLTAFHDDGSLDPDGFRAHVAGRLATGPGAVFPACGTGEFFSLDEEEYRTVVRLTVEEAAGCVPVVAGTGYGWAQAARFARIAEEAGADALLVLPHYLVDAPQDGLAAQLERLAGRTRLPLIAYQRGQVAYTAETLQRIAHIPNVVGLKDGHSDLDRLQRLTLAAPDGFLFFNGAATAEIQARAYATVGVPAYSSAVHAFAPEIAGAFFTALRDADHGMADKLLRDFYVPFVELRDRAPGYAVSLVKAAARLRGQRVGPVRAPLTDPAPADLTDLKALLTAGLDLVGAVL from the coding sequence ATGGGTGGCGATCCGAGTCCCGAGGCTGTGGCGCGGCGGCTGCGGGAGGGGATGGCGCGCGGGGTGCTGTCCTTCCCGCTCACCGCCTTCCATGACGACGGCTCCCTCGATCCCGACGGCTTCCGCGCCCATGTCGCCGGCCGGCTCGCCACCGGACCCGGCGCCGTCTTCCCGGCCTGCGGCACCGGGGAGTTCTTCTCGCTGGACGAGGAGGAGTACCGGACCGTCGTACGGCTCACCGTCGAGGAGGCGGCAGGGTGCGTGCCGGTCGTGGCCGGGACCGGGTACGGCTGGGCGCAGGCCGCCCGGTTCGCGCGGATCGCCGAGGAGGCCGGCGCCGACGCCCTGCTGGTGCTGCCGCACTACCTCGTCGACGCCCCGCAGGACGGCCTGGCGGCCCAGCTGGAGCGGCTCGCCGGGCGAACCCGGCTGCCGCTGATCGCCTACCAGCGCGGTCAAGTCGCCTACACCGCCGAGACGTTGCAGCGCATCGCGCACATTCCGAACGTCGTCGGCCTCAAGGACGGCCACAGCGACCTCGACCGGCTCCAGCGCCTCACCCTCGCCGCCCCCGACGGTTTCCTGTTCTTCAACGGCGCCGCCACCGCCGAGATCCAGGCCCGCGCCTACGCCACCGTCGGCGTCCCCGCCTACTCCTCCGCCGTGCACGCCTTCGCCCCCGAGATCGCCGGCGCCTTCTTCACCGCCCTGCGGGACGCCGACCACGGGATGGCCGACAAGCTGCTGCGGGACTTCTACGTCCCGTTCGTGGAACTCCGCGACCGCGCGCCCGGATACGCCGTGTCCCTGGTGAAGGCGGCGGCCCGGCTGCGCGGACAGCGCGTCGGACCCGTGCGCGCCCCGCTCACCGACCCCGCGCCCGCCGACCTCACCGACCTCAAGGCCCTGCTCACCGCCGGACTCGACCTCGTAGGAGCCGTCCTGTGA
- the ybeY gene encoding rRNA maturation RNase YbeY: MSIDVNNESGTEVDEQAILDIARYALARMRIHPLSELSVIVVDADAMEQLHIQWMDLPGPTDVMSFPMDELRPPSKDDDEPPQGLLGDIVLCPEVAAKQGAEAPTQHSMDEELQLLTVHGVLHLLGYDHEEPDEKAEMFGLQAAIVDGWRAERGLTGPSPAPTVS; encoded by the coding sequence ATGTCGATCGACGTCAACAACGAGTCCGGAACCGAGGTCGACGAGCAGGCGATCCTCGACATCGCCCGCTACGCGCTCGCGCGGATGCGCATCCACCCGCTCTCCGAGCTCTCGGTGATCGTCGTGGACGCCGACGCCATGGAGCAGCTGCACATCCAGTGGATGGACCTGCCGGGTCCGACCGATGTCATGTCGTTCCCGATGGACGAGCTCCGGCCGCCGTCCAAGGACGACGACGAGCCGCCGCAGGGGCTGCTCGGCGACATCGTGCTGTGCCCGGAGGTCGCCGCCAAGCAGGGCGCGGAGGCCCCGACGCAGCACTCCATGGACGAGGAGCTCCAGCTGCTCACCGTCCACGGGGTGCTGCACCTGCTCGGCTACGACCACGAGGAGCCCGACGAGAAGGCCGAGATGTTCGGGCTCCAGGCCGCCATCGTGGACGGCTGGCGGGCCGAGCGCGGGCTGACCGGGCCGTCCCCGGCGCCGACCGTCTCATAA
- a CDS encoding carbohydrate kinase family protein, giving the protein MTASHTITGEEPEHLTQAARCQAQVDPLAALRRPGDPPWDVYLTGTVFLDIIFTGLDSAPVRGTESWARGMGSSPGGVANMATALARLGLRTSLAAAFGDDHYGEYCWDVLAQGEGIDLSASRTVAGWHSPVTVSMAYEGERTMVSHGHEPPPEAVFGAEGAPPHPPRARAAVASLTPGTRAPWIAEAAREGTRIFADVGWDDTGAWDLAGLADLEHCEAFLPNAEEAKRYTGADCPRAAAHALTAHVPVVVVTLGSKGAYAVDRRTGEAAEVPAIAVEALDPTGAGDVFVAGFVTGSLAGWPLADRLAFAGLTAALSVQEFGGSLSAPGWSEIGAWWRRVQGLPGQDRAALRRYAFLDGLVPEELDRVWPLRRAVPTIGFRRSS; this is encoded by the coding sequence GTGACCGCGTCGCACACGATCACCGGAGAGGAACCGGAACACCTCACCCAGGCCGCGCGCTGTCAGGCCCAGGTCGACCCGCTCGCCGCGCTGCGCCGGCCCGGCGACCCGCCCTGGGACGTCTATCTGACGGGCACGGTCTTCCTCGACATCATCTTCACCGGCCTGGACTCGGCGCCCGTGCGCGGCACCGAGTCCTGGGCCCGGGGCATGGGGTCCAGTCCCGGTGGGGTCGCCAACATGGCCACGGCCCTGGCCCGGCTCGGTCTGCGGACCTCCCTGGCGGCGGCCTTCGGGGACGACCATTACGGCGAGTACTGCTGGGACGTGCTCGCGCAGGGCGAGGGCATCGACCTGTCGGCGTCCCGGACCGTGGCCGGCTGGCACTCGCCGGTGACGGTGTCGATGGCGTACGAGGGCGAGCGGACGATGGTGTCCCACGGGCACGAGCCGCCGCCCGAGGCCGTGTTCGGTGCGGAGGGGGCCCCGCCGCACCCGCCTCGCGCGCGTGCGGCCGTGGCCTCCCTGACACCCGGTACGCGGGCGCCGTGGATCGCCGAGGCCGCGCGGGAGGGGACCCGGATCTTCGCCGACGTCGGCTGGGACGACACCGGGGCGTGGGACCTCGCCGGGCTCGCCGATCTGGAGCACTGCGAGGCGTTTCTGCCGAACGCGGAGGAGGCGAAGCGGTACACCGGGGCCGACTGTCCGCGGGCCGCCGCGCATGCCCTGACCGCGCATGTGCCGGTGGTGGTGGTGACGCTGGGGTCAAAGGGGGCGTACGCCGTGGACCGGCGGACGGGGGAGGCGGCGGAGGTGCCGGCGATCGCCGTGGAGGCGCTGGATCCGACGGGGGCGGGGGACGTCTTCGTCGCCGGGTTCGTGACGGGGTCCCTGGCGGGGTGGCCGCTGGCGGACCGGCTGGCCTTCGCCGGGCTTACGGCGGCGCTGTCGGTGCAGGAGTTCGGGGGGTCGCTGTCGGCGCCGGGGTGGTCGGAGATCGGGGCGTGGTGGCGGCGGGTTCAGGGCCTTCCCGGGCAGGATCGGGCGGCCCTGCGCAGGTATGCGTTTCTCGACGGACTGGTGCCGGAGGAGCTGGACCGGGTCTGGCCCCTGCGCCGTGCCGTGCCGACCATCGGGTTCCGCCGGTCCAGCTGA
- a CDS encoding MmcQ/YjbR family DNA-binding protein, producing MTPEELRAFCLSFNAAEEDFPFNPETSVFKVLGKMFALTNLGARPLTVNLKCDPEDAVRLRGEHEGLIIPGYHMNKRHWNTVTVDGGLPVRLVKELIEDSYDLVVAGLPRAERLRLDRP from the coding sequence GTGACGCCCGAGGAACTGCGCGCCTTCTGCCTGTCCTTCAACGCCGCCGAGGAGGACTTCCCGTTCAACCCGGAGACCTCGGTGTTCAAGGTGCTGGGCAAGATGTTCGCCCTGACGAACCTGGGCGCGCGGCCCCTCACGGTGAACCTCAAGTGCGACCCGGAGGACGCGGTCCGGCTGCGCGGGGAGCACGAGGGGCTGATCATCCCCGGGTACCACATGAACAAGCGGCACTGGAACACCGTGACGGTCGACGGCGGGCTGCCGGTGCGGCTGGTGAAAGAGCTGATCGAGGACTCGTACGACCTCGTGGTCGCGGGGCTTCCCCGGGCGGAGCGGCTGCGGCTGGACCGGCCGTAA
- a CDS encoding hemolysin family protein, which produces MSPQIVVGAIALVVVAWLAACAEAGLARISSFRAEEAVKSGRRGSARLAQVAADPTRYLNVALLVRVACEMAAAALVTYACLEEFTATWQALLVAIGVMVLVSYVAVGVSPRTIGRQHPLNTATAAAYVLLPLARIMGPIPSLLILIGNALTPGKGFRRGPFASEAELRALVDLAEKESLIEDEERRMVHSVFELGDTLVREVMVPRTDLVTIERFKTIRQALTLALRSGFSRIPVTGESEDDIVGIVYLKDLVRKTHISREAESDLVSTAMRPAAFVPDTKNAGDLLREMQKERNHVAVVIDEYGGTAGIVTIEDILEEIVGEITDEYDRELPPVVELGDDSYRVTARLDITDLGELYGLEEYDDEDVETVGGLLAKALGRVPIAGASAEVELPDERRLKLTAEAAAGRRNKIVTVLVEPVPVPAAEEANPE; this is translated from the coding sequence ATGTCTCCGCAGATCGTGGTCGGCGCGATCGCGCTGGTCGTCGTCGCCTGGCTCGCCGCCTGCGCGGAGGCGGGCCTCGCCCGGATCTCCAGCTTCCGCGCCGAGGAGGCCGTCAAGTCGGGCCGCCGCGGCAGCGCCAGGCTGGCTCAGGTCGCCGCCGACCCCACCCGCTATCTGAACGTGGCCCTGCTGGTCCGCGTCGCCTGCGAGATGGCGGCCGCGGCCCTGGTGACCTACGCCTGCCTGGAGGAGTTCACCGCCACCTGGCAGGCCCTGCTGGTCGCCATCGGGGTCATGGTGCTCGTGTCGTACGTCGCCGTCGGCGTGTCGCCCCGCACCATCGGCCGCCAGCACCCGCTGAACACCGCGACCGCGGCGGCGTACGTGCTGCTGCCGCTGGCCCGGATCATGGGCCCGATCCCGTCGCTGCTCATCCTCATCGGCAACGCGCTGACGCCCGGCAAGGGCTTCCGGCGCGGCCCGTTCGCCTCCGAGGCCGAGCTGCGCGCGCTGGTCGACCTCGCCGAGAAGGAGTCGCTGATCGAGGACGAGGAGCGCCGCATGGTGCACTCGGTCTTCGAGCTGGGCGACACACTCGTGCGCGAGGTCATGGTGCCGCGCACCGACCTGGTCACCATCGAGCGCTTCAAGACCATCCGGCAGGCCCTCACCCTCGCCCTGCGCTCCGGTTTCTCCCGGATCCCGGTCACCGGCGAGAGCGAGGACGACATCGTCGGGATCGTGTACCTGAAGGACCTGGTCCGCAAGACGCACATCAGCCGGGAGGCGGAGAGCGACCTGGTCTCCACCGCCATGCGGCCCGCCGCCTTCGTGCCGGACACCAAGAACGCCGGTGACCTGCTGCGCGAGATGCAGAAGGAACGCAACCACGTCGCCGTCGTCATCGACGAGTACGGCGGCACCGCCGGCATCGTCACCATCGAGGACATCCTCGAGGAGATCGTCGGCGAGATCACCGACGAGTACGACCGGGAACTCCCGCCCGTCGTCGAACTCGGCGACGACAGCTACCGGGTCACCGCCCGCCTGGACATCACCGACCTCGGCGAGCTGTACGGCCTGGAGGAGTACGACGACGAGGACGTGGAGACCGTCGGCGGACTGCTCGCCAAGGCCCTCGGCCGGGTGCCCATCGCGGGCGCGTCCGCCGAGGTGGAGCTGCCCGACGAGCGCCGGCTGAAGCTGACCGCGGAGGCCGCGGCGGGCCGCCGGAACAAGATCGTGACGGTCCTGGTGGAGCCCGTCCCCGTGCCGGCCGCCGAGGAGGCGAACCCCGAGTGA
- a CDS encoding S66 family peptidase has product MTIRYPRPLRPGDRVGVTSPSAGVATELRGRLDVAVKEIEARGYEVVVGRCMDGSTHLSAPAAERAAELTGMLTDPAIRAVVPPWGGETAIDLLPLLDFEAIGRAEPTWVVGYSDMSTVITPLTLLTKVATVHGNNLMDTPYRTPEGLLSWLDVVAAPQGEPFAQTPPGRYRSGGWDDWTRNPEIRDLTLDAEGTWTRLDGDGDVDVEGRLIGGCVETLVNLAGTPYLDTSAFAAGEPLLVYVEACEDNAFTICRNLHGMRLAGFFDRAAAVLVGRTRAPDSPTLTQYEAVLDALGPLGVPIVADVECGHVAPYLPLVNGARGRVVHTAARSEIVQALD; this is encoded by the coding sequence ATGACGATCAGATATCCGCGCCCCCTGCGCCCCGGTGACCGTGTCGGTGTGACCTCTCCCTCCGCCGGAGTGGCCACGGAACTCCGGGGGCGCCTCGACGTCGCGGTCAAGGAGATCGAGGCGCGCGGCTACGAGGTGGTCGTCGGCCGGTGCATGGACGGCTCGACCCACCTCAGCGCCCCGGCCGCCGAGCGCGCCGCCGAGCTGACCGGGATGCTGACCGACCCGGCGATCCGGGCGGTGGTGCCTCCGTGGGGCGGGGAGACCGCGATCGACCTGCTGCCGCTGCTCGACTTCGAGGCGATCGGGCGGGCCGAGCCGACCTGGGTCGTCGGCTACTCGGACATGTCGACGGTCATCACCCCGCTGACCCTGCTGACGAAAGTCGCCACCGTCCACGGCAACAACCTCATGGACACGCCCTACCGCACGCCGGAGGGGCTGTTGTCCTGGCTGGACGTCGTGGCCGCGCCGCAGGGGGAGCCGTTCGCTCAGACACCGCCCGGCCGGTACCGGTCCGGCGGCTGGGACGACTGGACCCGGAACCCGGAGATCCGCGACCTCACGCTGGACGCCGAGGGCACCTGGACCCGGCTCGACGGGGACGGTGACGTGGACGTCGAGGGCCGGCTGATCGGCGGGTGCGTCGAGACCCTCGTCAACCTCGCGGGGACGCCGTACCTGGACACGTCCGCCTTCGCCGCCGGTGAGCCGCTGCTCGTCTACGTCGAGGCCTGCGAGGACAACGCGTTCACCATCTGCCGCAACCTGCACGGCATGCGTCTCGCCGGCTTCTTCGACCGGGCCGCCGCCGTCCTCGTCGGCCGTACCCGCGCCCCCGACAGCCCCACTCTCACCCAGTACGAGGCCGTCCTCGACGCGCTGGGCCCGCTCGGGGTGCCGATCGTCGCCGATGTCGAGTGCGGGCATGTCGCGCCCTACCTTCCCCTGGTCAACGGCGCGCGCGGCCGTGTGGTGCACACGGCCGCGCGGAGCGAGATCGTTCAGGCCCTGGACTGA
- a CDS encoding helix-turn-helix transcriptional regulator — protein MSRRARVSPEEAGLPAGGGRRRTPGLRREEVAVLAGVGASWYQWLEQGREISVSPQVLDAVARVLRLSDAERRHLYLLAGMNPPAPEVAPEQKRANCDGLRRLIETWMPYPAHIMDRYYNCVMYNDAAAIVLGMRPDITQNCLIDFFVDPLYRSRSHSWERNARTVVAQFRAACAARPDDEGFQSVLAEVSEASAEFRAMWDRRDIEDQGQIRKELEHPLVGLLVVESTVMKVPARPDLMIVLHTPLDEANTAAKLEWLASPEGRRGAMYPVAG, from the coding sequence ATGAGCCGGCGGGCCCGGGTCAGTCCCGAGGAGGCCGGGCTGCCGGCCGGGGGCGGCCGGCGCCGTACGCCCGGGCTGCGCCGGGAGGAGGTCGCGGTGCTCGCCGGTGTGGGCGCCTCCTGGTACCAGTGGCTGGAGCAGGGGCGGGAGATCTCCGTCTCCCCGCAGGTGCTCGACGCGGTCGCCCGGGTGCTGCGGCTGAGCGACGCCGAGCGCCGGCATCTGTACCTCCTGGCCGGGATGAACCCGCCGGCGCCCGAGGTCGCGCCCGAGCAGAAGCGGGCGAACTGCGACGGGCTGCGGCGGCTGATCGAGACCTGGATGCCGTATCCGGCGCACATCATGGACCGGTACTACAACTGCGTGATGTACAACGACGCGGCCGCGATCGTGCTCGGCATGCGGCCGGACATCACCCAGAACTGTCTCATCGACTTCTTCGTCGACCCGCTGTACCGGTCGCGCAGCCACAGCTGGGAGCGGAACGCGCGTACCGTCGTGGCGCAGTTCCGGGCGGCGTGTGCGGCGCGTCCGGACGACGAGGGGTTCCAGTCGGTGCTCGCCGAGGTGAGCGAGGCCAGCGCCGAGTTCCGGGCGATGTGGGATCGGCGGGACATCGAGGACCAGGGGCAGATCCGCAAGGAGCTGGAGCATCCGCTGGTCGGACTGCTGGTCGTGGAGTCGACGGTGATGAAGGTGCCGGCCCGGCCCGATCTGATGATCGTGCTGCACACTCCGCTGGACGAGGCGAACACCGCGGCGAAGCTGGAGTGGCTGGCGTCTCCGGAGGGGCGGCGGGGCGCGATGTACCCCGTGGCGGGGTGA
- a CDS encoding glucarate dehydratase family protein, which translates to MTRDLTIAEVRLTPILVADPPLLNTQGVHQPYTPRLIVEIVTADGITGLGETYGDTKYLELARPLAERLTGRSVMDVNGLFAIDVGVDESRVQGEVDAGGLRGVQSADKLRLSVLSAFEVACLDAQGRALGLPVHALLGGKVRDAVEYSAYLFYKWAGHPEGVACEPDDWGAALDPAGVVEQARKFTERHGFTSFKLKGGVFPPDEEIAAVRALAEAFPGHPLRLDPNGAWSVGTSLKVAKELGDVLEYLEDPTLGTAAMAEVSAGTGVPLATNMCVTTFGEIKEAFTRDAVQVVLSDHHYWGGLRNTQRLAAICAAFGVGVSMHSNTHLGISLAAMTQVAATVPGLHHACDSHYPWQSEDVLTERLEFRAGRVEVSDAPGLGVELDRDELARLHRRWAEDDGALRDRDDAAAMRVAEPGWRQPVMPRW; encoded by the coding sequence GTGACCCGTGACCTGACCATCGCCGAGGTACGGCTGACGCCGATCCTGGTCGCCGACCCGCCGCTGCTCAACACCCAGGGCGTGCACCAGCCGTACACCCCGCGGCTGATCGTGGAGATCGTCACCGCCGACGGGATCACCGGGCTCGGCGAGACCTACGGCGACACCAAGTACCTGGAGCTGGCCCGCCCCCTGGCCGAACGGCTCACCGGACGCTCGGTCATGGATGTGAACGGGCTCTTCGCGATCGACGTCGGTGTCGACGAGTCCCGGGTCCAGGGCGAGGTGGACGCCGGCGGGCTGCGCGGCGTGCAGAGCGCCGACAAGCTCCGGCTGTCGGTGCTGTCCGCCTTCGAGGTCGCCTGCCTGGACGCCCAGGGCAGGGCGCTCGGGCTGCCCGTGCACGCGCTGCTCGGCGGCAAGGTGCGGGACGCCGTGGAGTACAGCGCCTACCTGTTCTACAAGTGGGCCGGCCACCCGGAGGGCGTGGCCTGCGAGCCGGACGACTGGGGGGCCGCGCTCGACCCGGCCGGAGTCGTGGAGCAGGCGCGGAAGTTCACGGAGCGGCACGGCTTCACCTCCTTCAAGCTCAAGGGCGGTGTCTTCCCGCCCGACGAGGAGATCGCCGCCGTACGGGCCCTCGCCGAGGCCTTCCCCGGGCATCCGCTGCGCCTCGACCCCAACGGCGCCTGGTCGGTCGGGACCTCGCTGAAGGTGGCGAAGGAACTCGGGGACGTCCTGGAGTACCTGGAGGACCCGACGCTGGGTACGGCGGCGATGGCGGAGGTGTCCGCGGGCACCGGCGTCCCGCTCGCCACCAACATGTGCGTGACCACCTTCGGCGAGATCAAGGAGGCGTTCACGCGCGACGCCGTGCAGGTGGTGCTGTCCGACCACCACTACTGGGGCGGGCTGCGCAACACCCAGCGGCTCGCCGCGATCTGCGCCGCCTTCGGGGTCGGGGTGTCCATGCACTCCAACACCCATCTGGGGATCAGCCTCGCGGCGATGACCCAGGTCGCGGCCACCGTCCCCGGACTGCACCACGCCTGCGACTCCCACTACCCCTGGCAGTCCGAGGACGTCCTCACCGAGCGGCTGGAATTCCGTGCCGGGCGGGTCGAGGTCTCCGACGCCCCCGGCCTCGGCGTCGAGCTCGACCGGGACGAACTGGCCCGGCTGCACCGGCGGTGGGCCGAGGACGACGGCGCACTGCGCGACCGCGACGACGCGGCCGCCATGCGGGTGGCCGAACCGGGCTGGCGGCAACCCGTGATGCCCCGCTGGTAA